The Arachis hypogaea cultivar Tifrunner chromosome 16, arahy.Tifrunner.gnm2.J5K5, whole genome shotgun sequence genome contains a region encoding:
- the LOC140179965 gene encoding uncharacterized protein, whose protein sequence is MLGIDPNVICHKLAINPSIRPIAQKKRYLDTDKRAASLEEIQKLLNAGFIKELRYSTRLANVVMVKKNNDKWRMCVDYTDLSKACPKDAYPLPCIDKLVDNSSGFQCLSFMDAYSGYNQILMHSGDQDKTVFITDNGTTYQRLMDKIFTNQIGWNIEFCLSNRNRKATTPDILRQQIPSECRGPIPEARKTGTGSCNNGQTLWHYFQSHTIVVRTEQPLRQILRKPELTGKLIKWSIELSEYDIQYQSRRAIKSKALADFIAELTLEEPSPTNNKWTLYIDGASNSKGSGAGILLEDEQGTALEQSLQFTFHASNNQAEYEALIAGLRLAHTMGITQLNVKCDSLSVVQQVTGR, encoded by the exons ATGCTAGGGATAGACCCCAACGTCATCTGTCACAAGCTAGCTATCAACCCATCAATCCGACCTATAGCTCAGAAGAAAAGATACCTCGATACAGACAAGAGGGCAGCCTCCCTGGAGGAAATCCAAAAACTCCTCAATGCTGGCTTCATCAAAGAGCTCAGATACTCCACTCGGTTAGCCAACGTGGTAATGGTAAAAAAGAACAACGATAAGTGGAGGATGTGTGTGGACTATACAGACCTTAGCAAGGCCTGTCCAAAGGACGCATACCCCCTCCCGTGCATTGATAAACTGGTTGACAATTCTTCTGGCTTTCAATGTTTAagtttcatggatgcttattctggCTATAACCAAATACTAATGCATTCGGGTGACCAAGATAAAACTGTTTTTATCACTGACAATG GTACTACTTATCAAAGACTTATGGACAAAATTTTTACAAACCAAATTGGCTGGAACATAGAA TTCTGTCTTAGTAACAGAAATAGGAAAGCAACAACACCCGATATACTTCGTCAGCAAATCCCTTCAGAATGCCGAGGTCCGATACCCGAAGCTAGAAAAACTGGCACTGGCTCTTGTAACAACGGCCAGACACTGTGGCATTACTTCCAAAGCCACACCATTGTGGTCAGAACCGAGCAACCCCTAAGGCAAATTTTGAGGAAACCCGAACTGACAGGAAAATTAATCAAATGGTCAATCGAGCTGTCAGAATACGACATCCAATACCAGTCCCGAAGAGCCATTAAATCTAAAGCACTAGCTGACTTCATCGCAGAACTCACCTTAGAAGAACCAAGCCCTACAAATAACAAATGGACACTATACATTGATGGAGCCTCAAATAGTAAGGGCTCTGGAGCAGGAATACTACTTGAAGACGAACAAGGAACAGCTTTAGAACAATCCCTACAATTTACCTTCCACGCAAGCAATAACCAAGCAGAGTACGAAGCGCTCATAGCAGGACTGCGACTGGCCCACACCATGGGCATAACACAGCTAAACGTCAAATGCGATTCCCTATCTGTGGTACAACAAGTAACAG GAAGATGA